A segment of the Butyrivibrio fibrisolvens genome:
CATGACAGGTGTTGATCTTATCATTGATGATACACCTGAAGCTGTCGTTATTTCTGGTTTTGATCCTATCCGTCGTGAAGTTGCGAGAGTTGCTCTTGAGAAACTCATCGTAGATGGTCGTATCCATCCTGCAAGAATTGAGGAAATGGTTGAGAAGGCAAAGAAGGAAGTTGCCACTCAGATCAAAGAAGAAGGCGAAGCAGCATCAATGGAAGCTGGAGTTCATGGACTTCACCCTGAAATCATCAAACTTCTCGGAAGACTTAAATTCCGTACAAGTTATGGGCAGAATGTTCTTAAACACTCGATTGAAGTATCTCAGTTGTGCGGTCTGATGGCAGGCGAGCTTGGCCTTGACATCCGTATCGCTAAGAGAGCAGGACTTCTTCATGACATCGGTAAAGCCGTTGACCATGAAATGGAAGGCTCACACGTACAGCTGGGTGCAGATATCTGTCGCAAGTACAAGGAGTCAGCTCTGATCACCAATGCTGTCGAGGCACACCATGGTGATGTTGAACCTCAGTCTCTGATTGCAGTTCTGGTACAGGCAGCAGATGCTATTTCTGCAGCTCGTCCTGGTGCAAGAAGAGAGACGCTGGAGACATATACCACAAGACTTAAACAGCTTGAAGATATCACTAACAGCTTTAAGGGCGTTGAAAGCTCTTATGCTATTCAGGCAGGACGTGAAGTTCGTGTAATGGTAGTTCCGGATCAGGTTACAGATGCCGATATGGTTATTCTGGCACATGATATTTCTCAGAAGATTGAAGCTGAGATGGAATACCCTGGACAGATCAAAGTCAATGTCATCCGCGAGAGCAGAGCAACAGATTTCGCAAAATGATGCTTGCGAAGTTGCATAACCTAAAATGAAAACAATAAAAGAGTCGAACTTGTTTCGGCTCTTTTTGAATTAATGGCATAGTTGTTTTGATCTTGTACTCGTTACGGTATATTCTGAATTCATGATAGATTCTATGATGATTTGAAGTTGCGCACATTTTATAAATGTTTTAGAATAAAGAGCTGTTATTGCCTTGTGAAGATGGTTAGTATATGCTAACATATTTTTGATGATTTATTTATATATTATAAAAGACAGGGGGCATTAATTATGCACGAATCAGGGGAAGATTATCTCGAAACCATATATATATTAAAGAAAAGAAATGGAAGTGTTCGTTCTGTAGATGTGGCCAACGAACTTAATTTTTCCAGACCAAGTGTATCAAGGGCTGTAGGTATCCTTAAGGAAGATGGATATCTGACAGTAGGTGAGGACGGAGAACTTGTCCTTACAAAACTTGGCACAGAGAAAGCCAAGAATGTATATGACAGACACACCAGTCTTACAAAGTTTTTGATGCTCACTGCCGGCGTTGATGAGCAGACCGCAGAAACAGATGCCTGCAGGATCGAACATATAATAAGTGCCAGCACCTTTGCTGGAATCAAGAAGTACATTAAGGAGAATAGTAAATAAGCCGATCAATTCTTTGGACAAGTACCGGCAAAGCAGTACTAGTGCCGAATGAAGATAAAAGGTTTATTTACGGAAGGATTTAAATGCTCCCAGATAAGTTCATAAATAGAATGAAATACATGCTGGGCCAGGAATGCGACGCGTTTCTGGTCTCTTTTGAATGTGAGAGAAGTAAGGCACTTCGCCTTAATCCGCTAAAGCTCCAGGGCGGAAGGGATGAGGCTAAAGGTAAGCTGCCTTATGAGACCAAAGACATCTTATGGGAAGAGAATGGTTTTGTGTACAAGGACGAGGACGAGCCGGGTAAGTCTGCGCTTCACATGGCAGGCCTTTATTATATTCAGGAGCCAAGTGCCATGTCACCGGTTGCCTACCTTGATCCAAAGCCTGGTCACAGAGTCCTTGATCTGTGCGCAGCTCCCGGAGGAAAGAGTACTCAGATAGCCGGAAGAATGCAGGGTAGGGGAGTACTTATTTCTAATGAGATAAATGCAGGAAGAGCCAAGATCCTTTCTGAGAACATAGAAAGAATGGGCATTTCTAATGCTATGGTCTTAAATGAGACTCCGGAGAATCTGTCATCCCGCTTTGAAGGATGGTTTGACAGGATTCTGATCGACGCACCATGTTCAGGTGAAGGTATGTTCAGGAAAAATGAGGATGCTGTAACCAACTGGTCGCCTGATAATGTCAGACTCTGCGCGAACAGGCAGGACGGAATTCTTGATAATGCTGCGGCAATGCTGGCGCCAAATGGAAGGCTTGTATATTCTACCTGCACATTTGCTCCTGATGAAGATGAGGGAACTATCTACAGGTTCTTATTAAGGCATCCTGAGTTTAAAGTGTGCGAAGTACCTCTCTTTGAAGGAATGGACAGAGGTAATCCAGAATGGGCACTTATTGACAGTGCTGATGAAGGAACCTGGCACGATCAGCCTTCACAGGAAATCTCACAGCAGTTATCCGGCTGCATAAGACTATGGCCTCATCACCTTAAGGGAGAAGGTCACTTCCTTGCAGTCCTTGAAAGAGTTAATGAGGCAGAAGCCAAAGATGCAGATGCTGAGCCTGTAACCTACTGCCCAGGCGGATTCCAGCG
Coding sequences within it:
- a CDS encoding RsmB/NOP family class I SAM-dependent RNA methyltransferase, translating into MLPDKFINRMKYMLGQECDAFLVSFECERSKALRLNPLKLQGGRDEAKGKLPYETKDILWEENGFVYKDEDEPGKSALHMAGLYYIQEPSAMSPVAYLDPKPGHRVLDLCAAPGGKSTQIAGRMQGRGVLISNEINAGRAKILSENIERMGISNAMVLNETPENLSSRFEGWFDRILIDAPCSGEGMFRKNEDAVTNWSPDNVRLCANRQDGILDNAAAMLAPNGRLVYSTCTFAPDEDEGTIYRFLLRHPEFKVCEVPLFEGMDRGNPEWALIDSADEGTWHDQPSQEISQQLSGCIRLWPHHLKGEGHFLAVLERVNEAEAKDADAEPVTYCPGGFQRGIKIEQKNMSAKEQNDSSNNTDSFKGLSDITGNEAADALPGAEVKKETKKKLKAKDRRAMDKNAGRNLKGSSRGGSALDMAAKLWEEFAGEVLTETGSSRLYGTLFTFGDNVYLAPPLMPSTDRLKVMRPGLHLGTIKKDRFEPSHSLALFLRMEDVKHSADYPADSQEIKDFTSGLTLSAGLENAWYLITADGCSIGWAKSDGRRLKNHYPKGLRINYAD
- a CDS encoding metal-dependent transcriptional regulator, with product MHESGEDYLETIYILKKRNGSVRSVDVANELNFSRPSVSRAVGILKEDGYLTVGEDGELVLTKLGTEKAKNVYDRHTSLTKFLMLTAGVDEQTAETDACRIEHIISASTFAGIKKYIKENSK
- the rny gene encoding ribonuclease Y, whose protein sequence is MSISITTVVIIAVVVAALSVIITVNVNNARHKKNDAAKIGSAEERARKIIDDALKSAEDTKREKLLEVKEESLKTKNDLEKEVRDRRAEIQRSERRIQQKEENVEKRSEAIERREQSLSAREENLTKKTAEIQKLDEERRKELEKISGLTADQAKEYLLKIVEDDVKHESAVMIKNIEAEAKEEADKRAKEIVIGAIQRCAADHVSESTISVVQLPSDEMKGRIIGREGRNIRTLETMTGVDLIIDDTPEAVVISGFDPIRREVARVALEKLIVDGRIHPARIEEMVEKAKKEVATQIKEEGEAASMEAGVHGLHPEIIKLLGRLKFRTSYGQNVLKHSIEVSQLCGLMAGELGLDIRIAKRAGLLHDIGKAVDHEMEGSHVQLGADICRKYKESALITNAVEAHHGDVEPQSLIAVLVQAADAISAARPGARRETLETYTTRLKQLEDITNSFKGVESSYAIQAGREVRVMVVPDQVTDADMVILAHDISQKIEAEMEYPGQIKVNVIRESRATDFAK